The Branchiostoma floridae strain S238N-H82 chromosome 10, Bfl_VNyyK, whole genome shotgun sequence genome has a segment encoding these proteins:
- the LOC118424188 gene encoding uromodulin-like: MATAGPCDEYSELSDTWRSVKNYTPPLFCDRGLTAGWYRFTGPAGDRIPTVNPGSLLRCGTTAPVWMNGPHPSIADGVVTRQACTFWTFWNAVEPCYNSWNIQVLACPGGFYVYYLTPTPYCSYAYCVENAHDTVDATVTMATAISNRRG, encoded by the exons ATGGCAACTGCGG GGCCTTGCGACGAGTACTCAGAGCTGAGCGACACCTGGCGGAGCGTGAAGAATTACACACCACCTCTGTTCTGTGACAGAGGACTAACCGCCGGCTGGTACCGTTTCACCGGCCCGGCAGGGGACCGGATACCGACGGTGAACCCGGGATCTCTCCTCCGCTGCGGCACCACTGCACCGGTCTGGATGAACGGACCTCACCCGTCTATCGCTGACGGGGTGGTGACGCGTCAGGCCTGCACGTTCTGGACATTCTGGAACGCAGTGGAGCCCTGTTACAACTCTTGGAATATTCAAGTCCTGGCTTGTCCCGGTGGTTTCTACGTTTACTACCTCACACCAACTCCTTATTGTTCTTATGCCTACTGTGTTG AGAATGCACATGACACAGTTGATGCGACTGTGACGATGGCAACTGCCATCAGCAACAG aaGAGGATGA
- the LOC118424189 gene encoding cartilage oligomeric matrix protein-like has product MQSDYVAMVCAAGRYRPGRPHMVGDVHYFSGTDCSSSINEIISNFQQLFSQMDSSQPGGTITIELQNVEVVCGATSRQATSIRGRNVISKSERSANGFTVKFMVVAISSLAPADVSQTVQANLVYALDDIYFDIEDKVASQQFNLHINGQQATVDTFDIGFAEFDLNCTQGQLSFQDSFEAYCLDCPPGTFHDLTTDTCEYCPVGEYQNQPVQTTCKPCPVNTWSVFPGAKEEAQCMSVCLGKDDLCSGCVHAKGQLTCKCEVGWAGSQDGLTCGLDSDQDGYPDAPLPCNGTWCKKDNCPGIPNSGQEDTDGDGMGDTCDDDMDNDGFLNVEDNCPLTMNVNQTDSDGDGVGDVCDNCPADFNTDQRDADRDGVGDVCDSDVDSDGLIDDKDNCPSMDNVQQEDLDGDGIGDVCDNCPTIANVDQMDMDQNSFGDACSDNVDSDSDGVPNSLDNCPDIPSSQQLDTDKDGAGDHCDNDDDNDTVLDDVDNCRLVHNPDNADFDGDGVGDACTDDYDMDGVPDADDVCPQNKVIARTDFRNYQTMNLAGSTSNPPVWEIFNEGAEIVQKVNSDPGFVLGPDYFGNLDYSGTFFVNTQTDDDFVGFVFSYQSNSRFYLVSWKQAGDSQGGQAGVQLKLVESTTGPSQNLSIALWKGLETPGQTKLLWEDPNKVGWSYNTAYRWELKHWVDIGLIRFRLYEGSRLVVDSGDVQDASLRGGRLGVYCYSQENVIWSHLVTKCDGNLPSA; this is encoded by the exons ATGCAATCTGATTATGTTGCAATGGTATGTGCGGCAGGAAGGTATCGTCCGGGACGCCCTCATATGGTAGGAGATGTCCACTACTTCTCCGGTACGGACTGTTCCAGCAGTATAAACGAGATCATCTCCAACTTTCAACAGCTGTTCAGCCAGATGGACTCCTCTCAACCCGGTGGTACTATAACAATCGAGTTACAAAACGTTGAAGTGGTGTGTGGAGCCACATCCAGACAAGCCACTTCAATAAGAGGGCGCAACGTCATCTCAAAATCTGAGAGATCCGCAAATGGCTTCACAGTAAAGTTTATGGTAGTTGCCATCAGCTCGCTGGCACCAGCGGATGTCTCTCAGACTGTGCAAGCTAACCTCGTTTATGCTCTAGACGATATTTATTTTGATATCGAAGACAAGGTTGCAAGTCAACAATTCAACTTACACATCAACGGACAGCAAGCCACAGTCGACACATTTGACATAGGGTTTGCGGAGTTCGACCTCAATTGTACCCAGGGACAACTGAGTTTTCAAGACAGCTTCGAGGCATACTGCC TTGACTGTCCGCCTGGCACGTTCCATGACCTGACTACGGACACGTGTGAGTACTGCCCTGTTGGTGAGTACCAGAACCAGCCGGTACAGACTACCTGCAAACCCTGTCCTGTCAACACCTGGTCAGTGTTTCCTGGAGCAAAGGAGGAGGCACAATGCATGTCAG TCTGCCTGGGCAAAGACGATCTGTGCTCCGGTTGTGTACACGCAAAAGGGCAATTGACCTGCAAG TGTGAAGTTGGGTGGGCGGGGTCCCAGGACGGACTGACCTGTGGACTTGACAGTGACCAAGACGGCTATCCAGATGCGCCCCTGCCCTGTAACGGCACATGGTGTAAGAAG GACAACTGTCCAGGTATCCCTAACAGTGGTCAAGAAGACACAGACGGGGATGGGATGGGAGACACTTGCGATGATGACATGGACAACGATGGATTCCTCAATGTCGAG GACAACTGCCCGCTGACAATGAATGTGAACCAGACGGACAGTGACGGAGATGGAGTAGGTGACGTGTGTGACAACTGTCCAGCGGACTTCAACACTGACCAACGGGACGCTGATAGGGACGGCGTGGGCGATGTGTGCGACAGTGATGTTGATAGTGATG GGCTTATAGACGACAAAGACAACTGCCCATCCATGGACAATGTCCAGCAGGAAGATTTGGACGGAGACGGGATCGGAGATGTTTGTGACAACTGTCCAACTATTGCAAACGTAGATCAG ATGGACATGGACCAAAACTCCTTTGGCGATGCTTGCTCAGACAATGTTGACAG CGATTCAGACGGGGTCCCTAACTCGTTAGACAATTGTCCTGACATCCCAAGCAGTCAACAGTTGGATACCGACAAGGATGGAGCAG GAGACCATTGTGACAATGATGACGACAATGATACAGTATTAGATGACGTCGACAACTGTCGCCTCGTTCACAATCCGGACAATGCAGACTTTGACG GAGATGGAGTAGGTGATGCCTGTACCGATGACTATGACATGGACGGAGTCCCTGACGCTGATGACGTATGTCCTCAGAATAAGGTCATCGCCCGCACGGACTTCAGGAACTACCAAACCATGAACCTGGCCGGAAGCACCAGCAACCCTCCGGTGTGGGAGATCTTCAATGAG GGAGCAGAGATAGTTCAGAAAGTGAACAGTGACCCAGGTTTTGTGCTCG GTCCAGACTACTTCGGCAACTTGGACTACAGTGGAACTTTCTTCGTCAACACCCAGACTGATGACGACTTTGTGGGGTTCGTCTTCAGCTATCAGAGCAACTCTCGCTTCTACCTGGTGTCCTGGAAACAGGCAGGGGACAGCCAGGGAGGACAGGCAGGGGTGCAGCTGAAG TTGGTGGAGTCAACGACCGGACCCAGTCAAAACCTATCGATTGCTCTATGGAAGGGCCTGGAGACCCCTGGACAG ACTAAGCTGCTGTGGGAGGATCCTAACAAAGTGGGGTGGAGCTACAACACCGCCTACCGCTGGGAGCTGAAACACTGGGTGGACATCGGACTCATCAG GTTCCGTCTGTACGAAGGTAGCCGCCTCGTGGTGGACTCAGGTGACGTTCAGGACGCCTCTCTCCGCGGAGGCCGCCTCGGGGTATACTGTTACTCACAGGAGAACGTCATCTGGTCTCATCTTGTCACCAAGTGCGATG GCAACCTCCCATCTGCTTAA